In Helicobacter mastomyrinus, the sequence TTGCCAAAAGAGGTTTATTTATATATGCTTCATCATAGAGTGATTGATACATATAGATGGTTTCAATAAGTGTGGTTTGATCGGTATTGTGTAAGAGAATCTGCTCCATTTCTCTAAGCAATGTTTTGCCAATCACTTCTTCATTGATAGCATAATAAAAGTCTCTTGCAGGCAAAAATCCTTGATAGGAGAAATTCAGTGAAAAATACTGTATAATGGAGGGCTTTTCAAATAGAGATGGATAGTTTTTGAGTATGGCTTTAAGATGAAGCATAAGTTCGGTTTTTTCTTGCAGGGTAAGATGTTCATAAGAGCTTGTATTGGCAAGCAATGAAGTAATGCTATTAAATGTGATATGGCTTTTATCTACTTCTTTATAGGTTTTATGGATTAAATAAGTGCAAAAAACATATCCAAATATACATATACTTATAGTTCCAAAGGCGAGCCTGAAAGTTTGCCAAGAGGTTTTAATCATACTGCTTAGATGTGCATCTTTAAGAAAAATATGTTCTAACAAACCCTGCACAAAGTAGCTTCGCTTATTTTGCTTGGTTGCGGATTTTGCCGGAGGTTTTTTGATTTCGTATTTTTCACACACAGCATCAAGCAAGTAATTTCTGGGGACATTTTCTTGGTATGCGGAGGTAAAATATACGCCGCGGATATAGGATTTGTTTTTAAAGGCATTTTGTTCCTTTGCTTGGAGGATAAAGTCTATTGCAAGGGCAAAAAGCACATCAAGTTGCTTTAAAAATAAAAGGGCTAAATTTTTGTCTTCAAGTGAATGTAAGGATTGATTTCTACGCATAAAAGTATAGAGCAATGAATTGCTTAATTCTGTAAAAGTATTTTGTAGTTCTAATTTGCTACTATTTTTATCTAAAGTAAGTCCTAGCATTTTATTTGCAATGCTTTCATCAAAGATGTCCCAATATGTCCGCATACCCTCTAACAAGTCAATTTTATTAAAAACAATATAAATGGGGAGTTGCAAGCCTAGATTTTCTTCGCAATCACTCACTCTTTTGCTTAGATATTGTAAGACATTTTGTTCATATTGCTTTGGATTCTGTAAAAAAGCATGCACATCAATAATAAGCACAATGCCATTAAGTTTGCTATGAAAGGTATTAGTATTAAGGAAGTGTAAGAATTGATTCCATACGCCCTTTTTGATTAAAAAATCTTTATTCTTTTCTAAATTATCTTCAGCAATTTCATCGGTATTACTTGTTTGCCGAAAGTTCTCTTGTGCAAAATAATTACCTTCTGTATCAAGCAATGCACCCTTTTGAGAAATGTAAAGATTGAAGTTGTTGGTAGATTTGTGAAATTTCTTATAAGATGTCAAGCTTTCACTCAATGGATATTGTATATTCGCATAATTGATAAACGAGCTTTTGCCTGCTCCCTCATTACCAATAATAATCACTAAAGGGATATTTTTAAGATAGAGTTTTCTTTTCCACATACTCTTTGCGTCATTTAGAGCAATGAAATAATTTCTTTTAGCCCTGCGGAATGCCTTTGTAACTTCTTGTTTGATTTCCTTGTACTGTATGTGTTTCTCATTTTTGAGCGATTGAATAAGATGAATAAGTGGTCTATAAAGAAAGATAAAAAAGATTAAAAGCCATACGACAATAAGCACTTGGATTCTTGTTAATGCGCTACTAAAAATATAAATATCATTAAATGCAAATAAGGGCGAGTATATGTAAAAAAGTACACTTAAAAGCAACGCAAAACATATAAGTAAAATATAGAGAAAAGTTTTTGATTTGAGATAATTAAATATCTTGCCAAACATTTCCTTAATCCTCATGTGGAGATACCTTGAAGTGTTGCAAATTTTGTTTAAGGGTATCTTGTGTAATGGCTTTTTGAGATTCTAGCTTTAAAAATGAGAAAAGAAAGAATAATGCAACGATGGAGCAAATGATAGCCATAAGCCAAAATGGTCGCAAGTATTTTTTATGCAAAAGTTTTAGAATACGCGTTTGCTCTTGATGATTGAGGGCTAATTCAAAAGCTTTTTCTTCGCTACTTCCCATAGCAGGAGCAAGAGAATTTGCTATATTGCAGCATAGATGATTAATTTTTTGTTTGCCTTGAGTGTCGGAGGCATATTTGCCTTGATAGCCCAAAATAAGGCATGTATAGATAAATTCTAGCATATCTTTGTGTTTGCTTGGGGTAAGAAGCCATTGATTGGCAATACCATAAAACTTATCTCCACCTAGCATTTCATCAAAAAGACGTATAGTAAGTGTATGTTTTGCAAAGTGGCTATTGATAAAGCTTTCATTATGTAAGAGCATTTCATCAATAAATACACACAAGCAGTAACGGAGTTTGATTAAATCCTTATCTTCATAACAACGCAAAGCATTGAGATTGCTTCCGATAGAGAGGATTTCATTAGCAAAAGTTTCTTCTGTATTTGTGATATAGCTATCATCAAGTGTGCCTGTTTTGGAAAGTCGTGTAGCAAACAAAAGTAATGGCAAGGTCAAGTGTAAAATCTTATTGTTTTGCATATTGTTGCAATGGTTTGCAAAATTTGTTTGAAGTAGCAGGGAAAGTTCTTGCTCTGTGTTCATAGCATTTCTCTTTAGTTAAATAATGCCCAAAGCTTAATGTCGGGCTTTGTGATATTATTTGTCATATAAAGGCTGATAACATTTTGCTTAGCAAAATGCGTAAAGATAAAATCTTGCTTATCAAGCTTAAAATATACATAGCCACTTAAATGCGGTAGAGCTGATGGAATGCTGGGGATTGCCTCTATATGCAGTCCTTTAAGCTGTGAGGCAACAATGCTTTTAATAGTGGCTTGGGTATGTATTTTACTCTGTGTGCTAAAGGTTTCAAGTAATGTTTGCATAGGTAGAGAGGAGCTTACTGCTAAGAATAATTCCCCATCTTGCAGCATAGAAGCATTATCAAATATGCAATCGTAGAATCCATTGCCATTGTCTATGACTTGTGCCATTGCATATTTGGGTGAGGTAACATTAGCAAAGAGGAGGCGGATATTATTACTAAGCGGAATGAAAACCGCACTTAAATCATTGTGCTCGTAGGGTATAAATTCATCTTGTGCATCATTATGACTTATGGTAAGTAAGTCAGCTTGAAATTCTACAAGTTTTTCATATAATGTCTCTGGGTGTAGTTTTTCTTTATTGACAAGATAAGAAAAGATAAGCGTGTATTTTTTGAGGAGATTGAGCGATAAATAGGTGCTAAAATCAAGCGTATTTTTGGTTTGGTCTATGCCTCTAAAAATTTGCGTGAAGCTTTCTTTGTGTTGCTTGATGGAAAAGAGCATTTCTTCTAGAAAACTTTTTATAAAGGCATTACTGCAAATATCAATAGAGGTGGGGATAAATTTTTCATCAAGCTCTATTTTTTTGCTATGAGAATAGATGTTTTTCACTTTTGCTATGGGTATTTCTAGTTCATTTGGTGATTTATCTCCAAGGATACCAAGCTTTAGCCGCAAACTCCCCAATGCAAGAGAAACTTTTTCTTGCTGATAAGAGATTTCTTCTGTGCTAGTATGTATGTAATCTTGCACATCATCGTGAATCTTGGAAGTTGTAGGTACATTGCTTACAATATACTTGGAGTTTGGAAAAATATTTTTTAAAGACATATCAGCAGTAGCGTCTGAATATGTAGGGATTTTTAGCGTAATAATTGGTGAAGACATATTGGGCGGCAACTCCAAGACTTCAGGTAATAAATCATCATCTGGTGCATTAAACACGCTACCATCTTGTGTAATTCCACTAATTTGTGTAAGGGCTATTTTGCCCAAATTGAGCATATCGGTAGAAAAACTTACATCAAATACACCATAAAGATTAGATACAAGTCGAGAGGTTTTTGTATGGATAATATGTTCTAAAAATCGTTCTTGTTGCTCAAAATGGATTTTATCAATGTGCATACCATTATACCAAGCGACCTTAAGCTTACTGTTCATTGAACAAATCCTTTATATTATTTTCTCCAGCAGTGTCATCAGCCTTTGTATCTTTATCTTGACTTTGCTTACTTTTTTTGTGTTGCATAATGCCTTCAGTGGCAATATTAAGCTTGATTTTGTTTGAAAAGACACGATTCAGCTTTTTATAGAATTTTTGTTTTTTATCCTGCGGATTGGCAAAAAGAGCTAACACGCCGATATATTTACCTTCTTTTTTTGCAAATTCTGCAACAGGCACATCAATTTCATTTGGCGGCACTTGCACCTTGATAAAATCTACAATGTCCCTTCCAAGGACAACATTTCCACGTGTGCTTACATCTTGTATGGAAGACTGCTTGAATTTACTAATATCCTTGAGCTGATAAATAATGAGCGTAACAGGCACATTATCGCCACGATTATTAAGGTTAGAATCTGCCTGATTGAAAGCCTGTATCTTAATAGGTGAGCTGCACCCACTAATAGCTAGCCCCATAAAGCAAACGAGAATGCAAAAGGAAATATGAAGCTGGATATATCGCATTAAAGACCTCTAAATCTGAACTTCTTTCTTGTATGGATTTTAAAGTTTGCACGATTATACTTAGATTAATATTTAAATTTGTTTAATTTTGCTATAATGAGATTTACCTTTTGGCTATCTATCAAATACTAAAGGTTATTGTTATGCTTGTTGGGTAGCTAAAACAACGGCAGTCTTAAGGATATACTATGGCAGAAAATTCTACTCCGCCAAAAGAGCGGATAAATATCACATATCGTTCAAAGACAAATGGGCAGAATCCTGATGTAGAGCTTCCTTTGAAGCTAATGGTTATGGGTAACTTTACAGGAGGCAATGATGTGCCGTTTGATGAACGAGAGGTTGTGTCTATTAATAAACACAATTTTAATCAAGTAATGCAAAAAATGA encodes:
- the tssM gene encoding type VI secretion system membrane subunit TssM, giving the protein MFGKIFNYLKSKTFLYILLICFALLLSVLFYIYSPLFAFNDIYIFSSALTRIQVLIVVWLLIFFIFLYRPLIHLIQSLKNEKHIQYKEIKQEVTKAFRRAKRNYFIALNDAKSMWKRKLYLKNIPLVIIIGNEGAGKSSFINYANIQYPLSESLTSYKKFHKSTNNFNLYISQKGALLDTEGNYFAQENFRQTSNTDEIAEDNLEKNKDFLIKKGVWNQFLHFLNTNTFHSKLNGIVLIIDVHAFLQNPKQYEQNVLQYLSKRVSDCEENLGLQLPIYIVFNKIDLLEGMRTYWDIFDESIANKMLGLTLDKNSSKLELQNTFTELSNSLLYTFMRRNQSLHSLEDKNLALLFLKQLDVLFALAIDFILQAKEQNAFKNKSYIRGVYFTSAYQENVPRNYLLDAVCEKYEIKKPPAKSATKQNKRSYFVQGLLEHIFLKDAHLSSMIKTSWQTFRLAFGTISICIFGYVFCTYLIHKTYKEVDKSHITFNSITSLLANTSSYEHLTLQEKTELMLHLKAILKNYPSLFEKPSIIQYFSLNFSYQGFLPARDFYYAINEEVIGKTLLREMEQILLHNTDQTTLIETIYMYQSLYDEAYINKPLLANWVIKNWQPFAKYKIPKDDFITAIEDLAIGNLSHTQPKDTQALHIAKTQIMRLEQQQRIYTIMAFRNSLKKQSFFNLKDKVGTAFYMIFEHTDKLSQIDKTYTKDGLMEFLNNLDTNIQTAIKIESWAYNEKMQYQALTEQAQRDLYTHIISIYLNDYKQRWEELLQAISPKQYTDKNNILTQLQILSESTNPLNSLIKIVNDNTHLNDTLLLNYAYSLGLPSSDIKAQFTYISNSFKDYYDFIGEKSLLLSQIDSFNDIKKQSSTEEIKEILAKDIQNMSGKITEFTKDDTKNIKDKLIYILEGSNDETDAFVELKRNTAMLPHALKQYYNEISTLSWNVIEKSTYALLNNAWKKEVYDTFINDISPFYPFNAYSDKSLPLNTFKDFFGNTGTLQSFYTQYLSKILQKKGNTYVPNPAYSETIKLSAQFISFFNQISNLNSIFDNNNNLTLNFFIQCLDLSSDFSSLDISYNNQTLHYDHTFNPKIQIIIEQFNSSTELRLSVNDYYQMPQYNKIYNGEWAWLRFIKDITPAQNTGNTLYFENNKQWYFDFSITPNRLELLHLSRILTHFNMPQLITQQ
- the icmH gene encoding type IVB secretion system protein IcmH/DotU, which gives rise to MNTEQELSLLLQTNFANHCNNMQNNKILHLTLPLLLFATRLSKTGTLDDSYITNTEETFANEILSIGSNLNALRCYEDKDLIKLRYCLCVFIDEMLLHNESFINSHFAKHTLTIRLFDEMLGGDKFYGIANQWLLTPSKHKDMLEFIYTCLILGYQGKYASDTQGKQKINHLCCNIANSLAPAMGSSEEKAFELALNHQEQTRILKLLHKKYLRPFWLMAIICSIVALFFLFSFLKLESQKAITQDTLKQNLQHFKVSPHED
- the tssK gene encoding type VI secretion system baseplate subunit TssK, with amino-acid sequence MNSKLKVAWYNGMHIDKIHFEQQERFLEHIIHTKTSRLVSNLYGVFDVSFSTDMLNLGKIALTQISGITQDGSVFNAPDDDLLPEVLELPPNMSSPIITLKIPTYSDATADMSLKNIFPNSKYIVSNVPTTSKIHDDVQDYIHTSTEEISYQQEKVSLALGSLRLKLGILGDKSPNELEIPIAKVKNIYSHSKKIELDEKFIPTSIDICSNAFIKSFLEEMLFSIKQHKESFTQIFRGIDQTKNTLDFSTYLSLNLLKKYTLIFSYLVNKEKLHPETLYEKLVEFQADLLTISHNDAQDEFIPYEHNDLSAVFIPLSNNIRLLFANVTSPKYAMAQVIDNGNGFYDCIFDNASMLQDGELFLAVSSSLPMQTLLETFSTQSKIHTQATIKSIVASQLKGLHIEAIPSIPSALPHLSGYVYFKLDKQDFIFTHFAKQNVISLYMTNNITKPDIKLWALFN
- the tssJ gene encoding type VI secretion system lipoprotein TssJ; the protein is MRYIQLHISFCILVCFMGLAISGCSSPIKIQAFNQADSNLNNRGDNVPVTLIIYQLKDISKFKQSSIQDVSTRGNVVLGRDIVDFIKVQVPPNEIDVPVAEFAKKEGKYIGVLALFANPQDKKQKFYKKLNRVFSNKIKLNIATEGIMQHKKSKQSQDKDTKADDTAGENNIKDLFNEQ